The following are encoded in a window of bacterium SCSIO 12643 genomic DNA:
- a CDS encoding HAMP domain-containing histidine kinase — MKLSNRTIIGLLSVTILITISIQAYWNVVHYNANKIELLDQVHNRLDKAIESYYAQQVNPRNFDFDITDTSFHSGRTQIRQIVEASELDTVTSRILSEELQLMNHDTMYKKEVLILKSDSFQERHIRQLASKIMISIQEDSIDLGVLHKLIHEDFTAQNWDFPFGIVLKSTVPSNSRVLSTYGLDQMSADYLSVKASSPLLPNDEEIEIRFTNSSKILLQKSGLGILLSLFLSIAIIGSLFILLRIISQQKHLAEIKNDLISNITHEFKTPITTISTALQGMESFNETNDPVKNKRYIEISKLQLSKLYTMVEKLLETATLDTDQLTIKIEKIVLKDLLEPLVSKHQFTTSEKSITFHIKDTKNEVRVDPFHFENVMNNLIDNAIKYGGDRIAIEVNCENEKVIIQVKDNGSGISPEDQKLVFDKFYRVQKGNIHDVKGFGIGLYYCKKIIEKHLGELQLNSSSEQTIFTIILP; from the coding sequence GTGAAACTGTCCAATAGAACTATAATAGGGTTGCTTTCGGTGACCATTCTGATCACGATTAGTATTCAGGCATATTGGAATGTTGTGCATTATAATGCCAATAAAATTGAACTTTTAGATCAGGTACATAATCGGTTAGATAAAGCTATAGAAAGCTACTATGCGCAACAGGTAAATCCCCGAAATTTTGATTTTGACATCACCGATACTTCCTTTCATTCCGGGAGAACACAAATCAGACAGATTGTTGAGGCTTCGGAATTGGACACGGTGACTTCTCGGATTTTGAGTGAAGAATTACAGTTGATGAATCATGATACCATGTACAAGAAAGAGGTTTTAATCTTAAAATCTGATTCATTTCAAGAAAGACATATTCGTCAATTGGCATCAAAAATTATGATTTCAATCCAGGAAGATTCCATTGATCTGGGCGTTTTACATAAGTTGATCCATGAAGATTTTACTGCACAAAACTGGGATTTCCCTTTTGGGATTGTATTGAAATCAACCGTTCCTTCAAATAGTAGGGTGTTGTCTACATATGGACTAGATCAGATGTCTGCAGATTATTTATCGGTTAAAGCATCATCACCATTATTGCCGAATGATGAAGAAATAGAAATTCGATTTACGAATTCCAGTAAGATATTACTTCAAAAAAGTGGATTAGGCATTTTATTGTCATTGTTCTTATCTATTGCGATCATCGGGTCATTATTTATTTTGTTGCGAATTATTAGTCAACAAAAGCATCTGGCAGAGATCAAAAATGATTTGATTAGTAATATTACTCATGAGTTTAAAACACCTATTACCACTATTTCCACAGCGCTTCAGGGTATGGAATCGTTTAATGAAACAAATGACCCCGTTAAGAATAAAAGGTACATTGAGATTTCTAAACTACAGTTGAGTAAATTGTATACTATGGTAGAGAAGTTGTTGGAAACCGCTACGCTGGATACGGATCAATTAACCATCAAAATAGAAAAGATTGTTTTAAAAGATTTACTCGAACCTTTGGTCTCTAAGCATCAGTTTACCACCAGTGAGAAAAGTATTACATTTCATATAAAAGACACAAAAAATGAAGTGCGTGTAGATCCGTTTCACTTTGAAAATGTGATGAATAATCTCATTGATAATGCGATCAAATATGGAGGAGATCGTATTGCGATAGAGGTGAATTGCGAAAACGAAAAAGTGATTATTCAGGTGAAGGATAATGGTTCTGGCATATCACCAGAAGATCAGAAGTTAGTATTTGATAAATTTTACCGGGTTCAGAAGGGAAATATCCATGATGTTAAAGGATTTGGGATTGGTTTGTATTACTGCAAAAAAATTATTGAAAAACATCTGGGTGAATTGCAATTGAACTCTTCATCTGAGCAAACAATTTTCACCATTATATTGCCATGA
- a CDS encoding GLPGLI family protein, translating to MKLQKLNIGILTTFLALNFLSSAQEIKGKAFYKSQQNMDISLDSTMAPEEVAMIQKMMQEQMRNDYVLTFDHTQSFFKQKEKLDNSNPNASIQIMVVTPGGNELYKNIKENNFTSERELFGKLFLVQDTLPQIDWKLTGETKQIGQYTCYKATYTRMSRGGFKMDSENGESLIQPKEIVTTAWYTPQIPISDGPEMYYGLPGLILEVIDGDRVLICTKIILNPEEELSIPQPKKGKKVTSAEYEKLMEEKLLEMREMNRGGQKKGQGEYREITIER from the coding sequence ATGAAATTACAAAAACTAAACATTGGAATTCTAACCACTTTTCTAGCCTTAAACTTTCTTTCATCGGCTCAGGAAATTAAAGGCAAGGCCTTTTACAAATCTCAACAGAACATGGACATCTCATTGGATAGTACAATGGCTCCGGAAGAAGTGGCAATGATTCAAAAGATGATGCAGGAACAAATGAGAAACGATTACGTACTCACCTTCGACCACACTCAGTCTTTTTTCAAACAGAAAGAAAAACTGGACAATTCCAATCCCAACGCTTCTATTCAAATTATGGTAGTAACACCAGGAGGAAACGAACTGTATAAAAACATCAAAGAAAACAACTTCACCAGCGAACGCGAATTATTTGGCAAACTATTCCTGGTTCAGGATACCTTACCTCAAATTGACTGGAAACTTACGGGAGAGACCAAGCAAATTGGACAGTATACGTGTTATAAAGCAACTTATACCAGAATGTCGAGAGGTGGGTTCAAGATGGATTCAGAAAATGGAGAGTCTTTGATTCAACCAAAAGAGATTGTAACCACAGCATGGTATACTCCACAAATTCCTATTTCTGACGGGCCGGAAATGTATTATGGATTACCTGGACTAATTTTAGAAGTAATAGATGGAGATCGGGTCTTAATCTGTACCAAAATCATATTAAACCCTGAAGAAGAATTGAGTATCCCTCAACCTAAAAAAGGGAAAAAAGTTACCTCTGCGGAATACGAAAAACTGATGGAGGAGAAACTACTGGAAATGCGAGAAATGAATAGAGGCGGTCAGAAAAAAGGACAGGGAGAATATCGCGAAATCACCATAGAAAGATAG
- a CDS encoding TonB-dependent receptor, whose protein sequence is MKKAVTIFAFLLFCTSGFSQSVTIFGTVTDTLGKAMEQASVMAFNQTDSTVAAFGFTNRNGRFALKVDNTKSYFIRCSYLGFETYESAIQLQNDSTLLSITLHESPQSLKGFEVVEEFPVTISGDTIIYNTDAFTNGQERKLGDVLNKLPGFEVNKNGSVTVQGKKVDKILVDGKEFFDGDSKMAVQNIPADVIDKIDLLTNYSEIEQMKGLGSDENLALNIELKDGKKNLWFGDIEVGGGAPNKYLIHPNIFHYTPKSNINFIGDVNNIGEQPFTMEDYFKFSGGFSGLSDNGSSVQLNSDALGLASLQNNMAQNSISNLGALNLNYHPNKKWKFSVFGILNGLNNTIQTNNLRTYIRSSSEQNEINESVINQKLKSTLLRGKVDYKPNPTLQMRYNVFLKDGNITDNDDRSYTFGTVPNTINEINTRKPFTIDQKFDLYKNFGTRNIISAKTNWVFKKQKSDYFLQSDSKPFDGILPLTHQMNHNIFQEKEIITNELKGNLDYYYIINPRNHLNISLNIHKLNQSFTSDIQELDNGDFISINEAFENNATYEFKDQTIALHYRSKIGKLSVRPGVNLHIYQTNINQHKNEVNQNQTLFLPDLYMKYAFRKTKSISFNYGMKTEFSDISNLSTGIIIRNYNSLFRGNSLLQNLWYQDFSLNYSNFNMFNHINTYVIFNYQKRYRDINESVAYQDINRISIPTNGLLANERLILIGSLEKKFPKWNYRLKADLNYFEFQNTVEQIENQNTNFIQSYQALVKSNFIKSPNFSIGAKSIWANYWSSESHQLFITTEPFINMEIVLPKGLILLAEYTYTDYRGSNNKTNSQYDFLDATLYYRKPGSPWEFKLTSKNILNTQYIRRDQFSDNIISTYQYYVQPRYVLLSAKYDL, encoded by the coding sequence ATGAAAAAAGCCGTTACCATATTCGCATTTTTACTATTCTGTACTTCCGGGTTTTCACAATCTGTAACTATTTTCGGTACAGTAACCGATACTCTGGGTAAAGCCATGGAGCAAGCGAGTGTAATGGCTTTTAATCAAACGGATAGTACTGTAGCTGCATTTGGGTTTACAAATCGAAATGGTAGGTTCGCACTAAAAGTCGACAACACAAAATCCTATTTCATCAGATGTAGCTATCTGGGTTTTGAAACTTATGAAAGCGCAATACAGCTCCAAAACGATTCCACACTTCTCTCTATTACTCTTCACGAATCACCTCAAAGTTTAAAAGGGTTTGAGGTGGTGGAAGAATTTCCGGTAACCATTTCCGGAGATACAATTATTTACAATACCGATGCTTTTACCAATGGTCAGGAACGTAAACTGGGAGATGTTCTAAACAAACTTCCCGGGTTTGAAGTGAACAAAAATGGTTCGGTGACGGTACAGGGCAAAAAAGTAGACAAGATACTGGTAGATGGAAAAGAGTTCTTTGATGGGGATAGTAAAATGGCGGTTCAAAACATCCCGGCTGATGTGATTGACAAAATAGACCTGTTAACCAACTACAGTGAAATAGAGCAAATGAAAGGTCTAGGTTCTGATGAAAACCTCGCGTTAAATATTGAACTTAAGGATGGAAAAAAGAATCTATGGTTTGGTGATATAGAAGTGGGTGGTGGAGCGCCCAATAAATATCTGATACACCCCAATATCTTTCATTATACTCCCAAGTCTAATATCAACTTTATTGGTGACGTCAACAATATTGGAGAACAACCTTTTACCATGGAAGACTATTTTAAATTCAGCGGAGGTTTCTCCGGACTCTCTGATAATGGCTCGTCCGTCCAACTAAACTCTGACGCATTGGGGTTAGCTTCTTTGCAAAACAATATGGCTCAAAATTCTATTTCTAATCTGGGTGCTTTAAATCTAAATTATCACCCCAATAAAAAATGGAAGTTTTCGGTATTTGGCATCCTAAACGGATTAAATAACACTATACAAACCAACAATTTGCGCACCTATATCCGTTCTTCTTCAGAACAAAACGAAATAAACGAATCCGTTATTAACCAAAAATTAAAATCAACCCTTTTACGAGGAAAAGTAGATTATAAACCGAATCCAACATTACAGATGCGGTACAATGTCTTTTTAAAAGATGGAAACATTACTGATAATGATGACCGTAGCTATACATTTGGAACAGTACCTAACACCATTAATGAGATCAATACCAGAAAGCCCTTTACAATCGATCAGAAATTTGATCTCTACAAAAATTTTGGAACCAGGAATATTATCTCAGCCAAGACCAACTGGGTCTTTAAAAAACAAAAATCCGATTACTTTCTTCAATCTGATTCCAAACCATTTGACGGAATTCTCCCTCTTACCCATCAAATGAACCACAACATCTTTCAAGAGAAAGAAATCATTACCAATGAACTCAAAGGAAATCTGGATTATTACTACATCATCAACCCCAGAAATCATTTAAACATCAGCTTAAACATTCATAAACTGAATCAGAGTTTCACTTCAGATATTCAAGAATTAGATAATGGAGATTTCATCTCTATCAATGAAGCGTTTGAAAATAACGCTACTTACGAATTTAAAGATCAAACTATAGCGCTGCATTATCGATCCAAAATTGGCAAACTCTCGGTAAGGCCAGGAGTCAATCTGCATATTTACCAAACGAACATCAATCAACACAAAAACGAAGTAAATCAAAATCAAACCCTGTTCCTCCCGGACCTTTATATGAAATACGCATTTCGTAAGACAAAAAGCATCTCCTTTAACTATGGCATGAAAACCGAATTTAGTGATATTTCTAACCTATCAACTGGTATTATCATTAGAAATTACAATAGTCTATTTAGAGGAAATAGTTTATTACAAAATCTATGGTATCAAGACTTCAGTTTGAACTATTCTAATTTCAATATGTTCAATCATATCAATACCTATGTCATATTCAACTATCAAAAAAGATATCGTGATATTAATGAGTCGGTCGCGTATCAGGATATCAATAGAATTTCTATTCCAACTAACGGACTCTTAGCCAATGAACGATTGATACTCATAGGTTCGTTAGAAAAGAAATTCCCTAAATGGAACTATCGACTAAAAGCTGATCTTAACTATTTTGAATTTCAAAATACCGTAGAACAAATAGAAAATCAAAACACCAACTTCATCCAATCTTATCAGGCATTGGTAAAATCAAATTTTATAAAATCTCCTAATTTTTCCATTGGGGCAAAAAGTATTTGGGCCAATTATTGGAGTTCAGAATCACACCAACTATTTATTACTACCGAACCTTTTATCAATATGGAAATCGTTTTACCAAAAGGCCTTATCCTACTGGCAGAATACACTTATACGGATTATCGGGGTTCAAACAATAAAACGAATAGTCAATATGACTTTTTAGATGCGACTCTATATTACCGAAAACCCGGAAGTCCCTGGGAATTTAAATTGACCAGCAAAAACATACTGAATACCCAATATATCAGGAGGGATCAATTTAGCGATAACATCATCAGTACATACCAATATTACGTGCAACCCAGATACGTTCTTCTAAGTGCTAAATATGATTTATAA
- a CDS encoding ribonuclease D: protein MNYSQTSPHTYIDTPESLKEFYEVNKGISWMGFDTEFIGEKTYYPILCLIQVATEHGHYLIDSIALEDIDLFLEMIKNPEIVKITHAGENDYRLLFQKYKVLPRNVFDTQIAAGFIGYSYPISFANLLQGELRVRLDKGPAVSDWESRPISKKQLQYALNDVIYLEGLWREITKKLESKKRSDWVCEEFDKLQAEESYTTAPHKEFLANNLLSKINIKEKLFLMRLYQWRIENAESKNKPKERILQKKLINHIVKGVKGGKKNLYHNRLIPPHVIDKDGDTFVKLYAQEQTEEEKSVLSLIARNVPVKPRIDAVMDILYLGIKIICSQNKIAPELVIDRSKFKRMKWDLEYFDTSLDEGWRKKLLGQNVLNSIKNRTKLKVDTKSEFFGLKM, encoded by the coding sequence ATGAATTATTCACAAACATCACCACACACTTATATTGATACACCTGAAAGTTTGAAAGAGTTCTATGAAGTGAATAAAGGCATTTCATGGATGGGGTTTGACACAGAGTTTATAGGAGAGAAAACATATTATCCCATTTTATGTTTGATTCAGGTCGCCACGGAGCATGGACATTATCTGATTGACTCTATTGCATTGGAGGATATTGATCTTTTTCTGGAGATGATTAAAAATCCTGAAATCGTAAAAATCACTCATGCGGGTGAAAACGATTACAGATTGTTATTCCAGAAGTATAAAGTGTTGCCACGAAATGTTTTTGATACACAGATTGCAGCAGGTTTTATTGGATACAGTTATCCTATTTCATTTGCCAATTTGTTGCAGGGTGAGCTGCGTGTAAGATTAGATAAAGGACCCGCTGTTTCGGATTGGGAATCCAGACCAATATCAAAAAAACAGTTGCAATATGCGCTGAATGATGTGATTTATTTGGAAGGGCTTTGGCGAGAGATTACTAAGAAATTAGAATCTAAGAAAAGGTCAGATTGGGTATGTGAAGAGTTTGACAAATTACAGGCTGAAGAAAGTTATACTACTGCACCGCATAAAGAGTTTTTGGCGAATAATTTATTGTCTAAAATCAATATCAAGGAAAAGTTGTTTTTAATGCGTTTGTATCAATGGCGTATTGAAAATGCAGAATCTAAGAATAAGCCAAAGGAAAGAATCCTCCAGAAAAAGCTGATCAATCATATTGTGAAAGGCGTAAAAGGTGGAAAGAAGAATTTGTATCATAATCGTTTGATTCCTCCTCATGTGATTGATAAAGATGGAGACACTTTTGTAAAGCTATATGCGCAGGAGCAAACCGAAGAAGAAAAAAGCGTTTTGAGTTTAATTGCCAGGAATGTTCCGGTAAAACCACGAATAGATGCTGTGATGGATATTCTGTATCTGGGAATTAAAATTATCTGTAGTCAGAACAAGATAGCTCCCGAGTTGGTGATCGACCGAAGTAAGTTTAAACGTATGAAGTGGGATTTGGAATATTTTGACACTTCGTTAGATGAAGGTTGGCGTAAGAAGCTTTTGGGTCAGAACGTATTGAACAGCATTAAAAACCGTACGAAACTAAAGGTAGATACTAAAAGCGAATTTTTCGGACTTAAAATGTGA
- the hflX gene encoding GTPase HflX: protein MFDTAPVRERAILIGLVTPAQNAEKVAEYLDELDFLANTMRIDTVKKFTQALSKADLKTFVGKGKLEEIQTYIKENDIDVVIFDDDLTPSQMRNVERELKIKIYDRSLLILDIFQFRAQTAQAKTQVELARSKYLLPRLTRLWTHLERQRGGTSTRGGAGEKEIETDRRAIRKKISVLENKLKTIDKQMFTQRQNRGKLVRIALVGYTNVGKSTLMNILSKSEVFAENKLFATLDTTVRKVVIHNLPTLLTDTVGFIRKLPTQLVESFKSTLDEVREADILLHVVDISHPNFEDHYNTVNNILAEIESKDKPTIVVFNKIDAYSFVGEGEFDYTGDAEHHVSLVDLQKSWMSKLEDHCVFISAAKKENIQELREDLYQMAKSIHASRFPYHDFLY from the coding sequence ATGTTTGACACCGCGCCAGTACGCGAAAGAGCAATTTTAATTGGGTTAGTTACACCTGCTCAGAATGCTGAGAAAGTAGCTGAATATTTGGATGAATTGGATTTTTTAGCCAATACCATGCGTATTGATACGGTTAAAAAATTCACACAAGCCCTATCTAAAGCAGATCTTAAAACTTTTGTAGGGAAAGGGAAGCTAGAAGAGATCCAAACTTATATCAAGGAAAATGATATTGATGTGGTCATCTTTGATGATGATCTGACACCATCGCAGATGCGTAATGTAGAGCGTGAATTAAAGATTAAAATTTACGACCGAAGCTTACTTATTCTGGATATATTCCAGTTTAGAGCGCAGACTGCTCAGGCGAAAACGCAAGTGGAGCTGGCACGTTCTAAATATTTATTGCCAAGACTGACACGTTTGTGGACTCACCTGGAACGTCAGAGAGGAGGCACTTCTACTCGTGGTGGAGCAGGTGAAAAAGAAATTGAGACCGATAGAAGGGCTATCCGTAAGAAAATATCCGTACTGGAAAATAAGCTGAAAACCATCGATAAGCAGATGTTTACCCAAAGACAAAATAGAGGTAAACTGGTGCGAATTGCTTTGGTAGGATATACTAATGTGGGAAAATCTACTTTGATGAATATCCTGAGCAAATCTGAGGTGTTTGCTGAGAATAAACTTTTCGCCACATTAGATACTACGGTTAGGAAAGTAGTGATTCATAATTTACCAACGTTATTAACCGATACGGTAGGGTTTATTCGTAAACTGCCAACACAATTAGTAGAGTCCTTTAAGTCTACGTTGGATGAGGTGCGTGAAGCGGATATCTTGTTACATGTGGTGGATATTTCTCATCCAAATTTTGAAGATCATTACAATACGGTCAACAATATTTTGGCTGAGATTGAGAGTAAAGATAAACCGACCATTGTAGTGTTCAATAAAATTGATGCATACAGTTTTGTGGGAGAAGGAGAGTTCGATTATACCGGTGATGCTGAACACCATGTATCTCTGGTGGATTTGCAAAAGAGTTGGATGAGCAAGTTAGAAGATCATTGTGTGTTTATTTCTGCGGCTAAAAAAGAGAATATTCAGGAGTTGAGGGAAGATCTTTATCAAATGGCCAAGAGTATTCATGCGTCTAGATTTCCGTATCACGATTTTTTGTATTAG